One segment of Mus caroli chromosome 6, CAROLI_EIJ_v1.1, whole genome shotgun sequence DNA contains the following:
- the Pdk4 gene encoding pyruvate dehydrogenase kinase, isozyme 4, producing MKAARFVMRSASSLSSASLVPREVELFSRYSPSPLSMKQLLDFGSENACERTSFAFLRQELPVRLANILKEIDILPDRLVNTPSVQLVKSWYIQSLMDLVEFHEKSPEDQKALSEFVDTLVKVRNRHHNVVPTMAQGILEYKDTCTVDPVTNQNLQYFLDRFYMNRISTRMLMNQHILIFSDSKTGNPSHIGSIDPNCDVVAVVQDAFECAKMLCDQYYLTSPELNLTQVNGKFPGQPIHIVYVPSHLHHMLFELFKNAMRATVEHQENRPSLTPVEATVVLGKEDLTIKISDRGGGVPLRITDRLFSYTYSTAPTPVMDNSRNAPLAGFGYGLPISRLYAKYFQGDLNLYSMSGYGTDAIIYLKALSSESVEKLPVFNKSAFKHYQMSSEADDWCIPSREPKNLSKEKLAV from the exons ATGAAGGCAGCCCGCTTCGTGATGCGCAGCGCCAGCTCGCTGAGCAGCGCCAGCCTGGTCCCCAGGGAGGTCGAGCTGTTCTCCCGCTACAGCCCGTCCCCGCTGTCCATGAAGCAGCTGCTGGACTTTG GTTCAGAAAATGCCTGTGAAAGGACTTCCTTTGCTTTTCTGCGGCAAGAGCTGCCCGTCCGCCTGGCCAATATCCTGAAGGAGATCGACATCCTCCCTGACCGATTAGTGAACACCCCTTCGGTGCAGCTGGTGAAGAGCTG GTATATCCAGAGCCTGATGGATTTGGTGGAGTTCCATGAGAAGAGCCCAGAAGACCAGAAAGCTCTATCAGA GTTTGTAGACACGCTGGTCAAAGTTCGAAACAGACATCATAATGTGGTCCCTACGATGGCTCAAGGGATCCTGGAGTATAAAGACACCTGCACAGTGGACCCCGTTACCAATCAAAATCTTCAGTACTTTTTGGACCGGTTTTACATGAACCGCATTTCTACTCGGATGCTCATGAATCAGCACA TCCTCATATTCAGTGACTCAAAGACAGGAAACCCAAGCCACATTGGAAGTATCGACCCAAACTGTGATGTGGTAGCAGTAGTCCAAG ATGCCTTTGAGTGTGCAAAGATGCTCTGCGACCAGTATTATCTAACATCGCCAGAATTAAACCTCACACAAGTCAATG gaaaattTCCAGGCCAACCAATCCACATTGTGTACGTTCCTTCACACCTTCACCACATGCTCTTTGAACTCTTCAAG AATGCCATGAGGGCCACAGTCGAGCATCAAGAAAACCGCCCTTCCTTGACCCCAGTAGAGGCCACTGTCGTCTTGGGAAAAGAAGACCTTACAATCAAG ATTTCTGACCGAGGAGGCGGTGTCCCTCTGAGGATTACTGACCGCCTCTTTAGTTACACGTACTCCACTGCTCCAACACCTGTGATGGACAATTCCCGGAATGCCCCTTTG GCTGGTTTTGGTTATGGCTTGCCAATTTCTCGTCTCTACGCCAAGTATTTTCAAGGAGATCTGAATCTCTACTCTATGTCAGGTTATGGGACAGACGCTATCATCTACTTAAAG GCTTTATCTTCTGAGTCTGTAGAAAAACTCCCAGTCTTTAACAAGTCAGCCTTCAAACATTATCAGATGAGCTCCGAAGCTGATGACTGGTGTATCCCAAGCAGGGAACCGAAGAACCTGTCGAAGGAGAAGCTGGCAGTGTGA